In Phaseolus vulgaris cultivar G19833 chromosome 7, P. vulgaris v2.0, whole genome shotgun sequence, the genomic stretch TAACTTTGATATTGTTAGTCCAGACTGCATAGTAAATAAGAAACAAGCAATAAGAAACAATGTTATCTCAAGACTCACTATTACTTCCGGCCCGTTTTAATGAAGAAACCCATAGGATCAATTGATCCATTGCTATTTGCAACAACAAAAAAAGACATTTTCAAAGAATTAAGTATATAGAAGAATGTAAAAGTCAGCTAATACAGTTATACTATTTTGTGACCCTAATCATGCCACAAATTGCACCCCTGTATATTAAAAAAGACGCTAGAAGAGCAGCCTGGCTGTCTCCTTTGGTTTTTCTAATTCCAACttatattttgttaaacaaAATGTAGTGGATCTCAGATCAATCAAATGAAAGGAAGGGAAAAGTAATGTAAATAACAATCAAGCATACAATCACACAAAAATCGGTGAAGCtgtataatttaaaacaagTATGCTTATAAATATTTCAGTAAACTGAAAAGGGTATAAAGAATACTTTATGCTTCAAACCTCTCGAATGAAAACTAACCCAAAATGTGCCTTGACAAGGCATAAAAATAATCAAACTCTTCAACTGGTCatagaaaaatttataaaccaaatttgCTTCTACTTGCAACTTACTAGGAAGCATGTCACACATGCAAGCAGATAAAAAGTTTCAACAATAAAGAATGGTGGCATGCCAAACCTCATTTAGTTTTGCCTCAAGTCCATCAAGCTTTAACTTCATCTCTTCAATAGCTTTCATTAATTTGAGCTCCTCTATACTCTTTGAAACTCTTAACTCAGCTTCTTTTTCAAGCTTCAGTTCCTCAACATTCTTTAATGCTTTCAACTCCATATCTTTTGTCATTTTTAACTCTTCAACTTTTTCTGGCTTCAGTTCCTCAATATTGTTTACTGTTTTGAACTCCAGATTTTTTAACTCTGTTTCTGGATTTAGTTCCTTTACAGAATTTACTGGGTTTAAAATCTGAAATTCTAACTTTTTCAACCCTGCTGCATTCTCTGGTTTCAGCTCCTCTGCATTCTTTACTTTGTTCAAATCCAGAACTTTAGACACTTTCAACTCTGTTGCTTTCTCTGGTTTCAGCTCCTCTGCATTCTTTACTTTGTTAAAATCCATAACTTCAGACACTTTCAACTCAGTTGCTTTCTCTGGTTTCAGCTCCTCTTCATTCTTTACTTTGTTCAAATCCATATCTTTTGACACTTCTACCTCTAAACCTTTTTGTGGTTTTAGTTCTTCTACATCTTTTACCATGTTCAACTCCTTATCTTTTGACACTTTTAACCGTGCTTCTTCATTTGGCTCCTCTGCATCCTTCATAGTGTCCAGCCCCATATAATAATCTGGCCTCAACTCCATATCCTCTTCTAGCTTTAATACCTCATGAACCATGTCTGGATTTTTTAGAACCTGACATACACAAGGAACAGAACAAAACATTTGAATGACCTATGCAACACTTATGAATTGAAATCGTAAAATTGATCATCCTTACATGCAAGACTACCAAAAACAGCAGAGATAACAGCTCTCGGAAAATAATAACAGGTTTTATAACATGCTTAAAGAATGCTTCCAAAGTGacacaagaaaaaaatgaaaaatttgcAACTCTAACAATGCACCTttcaaattatgaaaataacaatccagaaataaaaaccaataaaACCCTTAAATTATGTAGCTAAGAAATTCGATTATCTTTTTTCAGGGATTTGAAATATCTCGAAAACGAAGTAGAGAAAAGACAATAATTTAGAGCCAAGTATGGGTGAAGTTTACTCTGACCATCGGCTCGGGCGATTGGATTTCATCTTTACTATATATCTGAACCTTTCCATGATCAAGACCATTCGCAAAGTCGCCATTAATAGGAGAGAGATCAGGTGAATTGGGTGGGCTGATGAGGGTCACCTTCAGCTTATTCTCTTCTATATACTTCCTTCCATCTTTAACAAACTGCCATTACCAAACAATAAGTCAAAATAtagaaatcaatataaaatctACCATAGTACGAAATCACGCACTATTAAATATCCATACCAGGCTGGAAGTAACATCGTCACTAGTTGTTTCGGCAGGAACTACTGTACTCTGGATTAAGAACTTGTCCTTGCACACCATATCTTCAGGTGCTTCCCTTTGGGCTTGCATTGTAACTGTTTGATGACAAATACAagcaataaaaattgaatttgggAGGGGAAGGGGACAGAAACTACGAtgctaaaattaatttcatatttgagGATTCATCTTCACTTGTTGTTTTGGGAAAACTGGTAtcccttaaaaaaataaatttcaccAAAACACTGTTGGTTGCAATTACAGCAATTTAAAATTGAGAAGCAACATAAGTAGTCAAAGAAAACTATGTCGTGCCCAATTCAGGCCATTTGGCCTCTATCCCAAAATAATCCACCACAATGGCTAAACTTATTCTCAAGAGAGATTAACTAATGTATAGAATGACAAGTCAAGTGTCTCAAAAGGGAAAAATACCAAACAAACACACATAAGATGAAGGCTTACCTATGAATTCACAAGTAGCTTTCGGCATGAGAACTCCAACATTTGGACGCACCGAATATTTCTTAGGCGACGTCGTTTTGACCTGCGAACATCAATGATACCAAAATGATTAATCTCCCCGTCCAGCCCCGTGCCTAACCCCAAGTAACAGGGATAAAAGAAAGGTGTTAAGACCTTGAACGCAACATAGTCGAAGGTGTTATTAGTCAACCGAATCGAGCAAGAACTTTGCTTCTTCAATTCAACTACAGAGGCCAAAAATCACGGCATATTATTCAACCAACCACACAAACACACAAGTTATAATAGATTTAGCATGCATGGCCGCGCAAACTAATAGAAGAATTAGAAAATGCACTCACATATAAATCTGAGTTCCTTGGGTTCGAATTCGATAATCGGAGCTTTACTCATGATTGTCCCCGAGGGGATAACCGAAGCCGAGATCGACACCTAAAATGGCAGCGTTTCAGTGAAGCCGTTCGATTCGACGCAGAATGCAGTGAAAAAGTGGGGAACGAGTCAAGTCGCGGCAGATCAACGAGTCAACTCTACTGAACTCGTAACAGAAAATGGGGAAAAAGGTGAAATCATTGAATTTTGTTTTCAgagtgaagaagaacataccagTAGCACAAGTGAGTTGGTTCTCAAAACTGGAAAAGCCGAAGAAACGGCAGCGTTTAAACAATTGACGCAGAGAGAGGTGAAAGATGTGTTAAAATGGAACTAGCCGAAAATGGTGGTAGGAAtttccctttttctttttctttcatgCAAGGTTGTGTTGAGATAACAGAAGTGGGTGCATTGGATGGGAATAAGCGTGTGAATCGTGATCTTCTTCTTGTAAGTGGAGTAGACAGATAGAGAGATTAATGCAGCTTATTAAGTTGCAGAAGAGAAAACAAAGTGGAGTGAGATGGGGGAAGCGGAAAAGAAAAGGGCTTTTTGttgaaatattataaattctgttttatttatttaaaattaattatactgtttttttttttgcagtgaGGAGCACGTAGCATCCCAAGAGAAAGTGACCTCCACCGAAGACGTTGATTGTACTGACCTTTTACCGACACGGACCTGCTTTTGATTTATCTGCTTCCTTCTCATGGCTCGGCGCAGCCGGCTTATAAAATCGAAGAGATCACACCCCTctctatttatataatattgaaTCCCACATTGATTAAAATGAAatctttcataatatataaaataaattttataataagatTGAGTTAACTTATAATGTGTTAGTAAACATTGTTGTCTGCTCCTTCAGCTAAGCTAGTTCTGTGCATGAAAACCGATTCTCATCTCCTTTTTCTCGGTCAATCAACGTCTAGGACGGTGCATAAGTGGTGCCGTTGTCAAGGTTCATATAGCACTGTTGCAACTTCCAAAAATTCTACAACTTCCAAAAATTCTATCTCTCCCACCTATTAGCTTATTATAATGAACATCCAAATATCGTTTTGTATATTGCTCACCCTATGTGAAATGGTTAAGAATAGACAttgttaaatttaatatttaatacattGAAATTGCTAAATTTACCATGGCATTTATTGAAATAAACTAAAATTCACATTGAAAAACTTTATTACTCCTTTTGTTTCAACCTTTCACTTAAATGCGAACCCCACCATAAAAATTGTTGCTTTCTTTACCAACAGGTGAGTAGATAAGAAAGAACaaaatagtattttatttatataaatttttaaatagaatATCAACTTGTTGGCTAAtgatctttcttttttattcgaTCACGTGCATAAACAATCCTTCACGTGACACTTCCACAAAAGCCCCAACTATCTCTTCTCAGCTTGCTTTCCACTTGAAGAAGACATAACAATATGTGATTCCGATCATGCTCTTTGTATTATAGAAAAAtctgaaatattttataaaacggAAAAATATAAGAAGAGACAACAATAAATGCATTAACATGATAAGAGAGAGAGTGTTATGAAAAATtgtcttctttttttttactttttacaatttttttacttattttctttAGGACATATTTTCTTTGTGTGAATAAAGTTCCGAAATAGGTAATGTAAGTatctaaaatatcaattttgccgataaaaaaaatctaaaatatcattttttttatttttaaaatcaataataCATTGTTTAGAATTAATTGTAGATTATATCGAGAGtttaataacaatttaaaaGCAGTATTCCCTTTCACCAATGATACATGTTATCTGTAGTAAGGTTGTTAAGTTTGTCaaagttatattaaaaaaattaagttgatTTTGGTAACAATGTAAAATATATCTATTAATAAcatgttaaattttaaaagttaaaaaaaaaggttaaatgTCATTTAGATGACTATACTATTATAATTCTTTAACAATTAACATTAACTTTTTtggaatttataatataatttaaattaatcttgCAGAAAATAATAGTGTAGTTTCAAAATAAGAAACAATGACAATATAgtttaatcatattttcttttttttatatatttttcaaaatgaaaattctgaccaaattttaaaatgtataagaTAAAGTACATTCAAAATGGGTTACAGTTTGAGACCTTCACATAATAGAGATAATATTTAACATGTTTAAGAATAAGCTTTTATGGTTGTATTTTAAGAATCTGTTATGTATCAGCTAAAATAATGTCATTCGAAAACTGTTTTcagtttgaaaataatattttttttacgaaTCTCatcaaataacattttttatatggTGAACAGACTGagctattaaatatttttaaagttttttaattaACTGGTGACCAAACAAATTAATGTAATAGAAGAAATTATaacttgaaaataaattttataatttaaagtgTATTATGACTTAAACATGATAGTTGTTATGTTtaatttaatatcatattataaaaacatcataaattatattatattatatatatattatatcaattttaatatgaATAGTATGAAAATatcgtaaataaataaataaaatgaggtACAAAGagaatataaaattatagaaagaagttttaatatgaatagtatttttttttatcagctttAATATGAATAGTAtgaaaatatcataaataaataaacaaaaatgagTTCCAAGAAGAATTAATGTGAATATATAAAGTACAAATTATAAACAGTAGAAAAAGTCTTAAGAAAGGACAAAGGATGGAGAATAGAAAAACTTATAGAAACCAtaaatatgattataaaaagtaaaataaggaTACAATTcgaaaatgaaaaagaacattataatttttttataaaatcatataATTGGGATAGAAAACATTGTAGGCATATACAAGCTTTTTGTAACTGGTCAAGCTGTCTGGAAttacaaatttttatatttaaaaagaaaaaaatcacgagaatttttaattataaaatttatctcTCTATTCACAATTAATTcaagtttaaatttaaatctcttaagtagaaatgaaaaaaattaaacaacatatataaaaaaaataaaactttttataaatcTAGTATCTTAAATTTGGAGTTAGAAACAGTgttaatattttatgattttaaatttcatattttcttaGCATTTTACTAAAAAAGTACTTtgttacctttttttttttggtgaaCAATCTTTATCATGAACTAAAGATTTTAAACATTATTTAAAGTTATAcaactttaatattattaaaaagtacTTTGTTACCTTTATTTGGGTATAGTGTTTTTCAAATTCTTCATACtctattatttcttttaaatattctAATAATTATTTGAGCATTTTTGTatacaatattatttatatttacaatAATGCATAAATTAagagtatttttatttaatgtaattataaaaagtctatatatttatttaattaattggaGATTACTATATTATAAAAGTAACAcacaacaaattataattatttattaatatggtCATAAATAATTGTTATAGGTTAAGAATCTTTATTGTACGTGATTAATGAAGACATCATATTAATTAACCATGATTGGCTTTtactactttattttatttaaacctTTGGATGCCATGCAAGTTTAATCTGCCAACAATCATTCCACTTTTCCCCTTtcacttttaaatttaattatgaagTTGACTAATCAATTAAGATCTCATGATAATTTTTTGAAGTTAATCCACTGATTCATAATTTTTTCCATTCTTAGTTAAAATTCCTCTTTTAATTAATCTTCTAGCTTATGTCTAAGACTAATGTTTggtaaatataatatttgatgTCTTCATTTATCTTCGCTTATGTAACAAGATTAAATGAGGTAATAGACCCCTTTATTATTAAATGAGGTCAGGTAAATTGATAATAAGATTTTATCCAGATTACTCtttttaactaataataataataataataacaattaaaatcaatataactTAGATATCAAACAATAAAGAAAATTAGGTATTAAAAATCTCTGATTTAAACCTATTTCatagataaataattaataataaatagaattttcataaaaaaagtaaatatttttttaatactctAGCTAAAGTTATCTAGATCTCTTAACTAGAGTATTACCAGAAAAGTTCAGTCAAAAATTGAtgcaaatggaaaaaaaaaagtcaatgtAAATTAGCGTGAGTTTTGTGTCAAAAGCATGTAAGTATTCTAATGGAGTGAAAGCCAATACGTTGTTACTCTTAACTCCAGTCAAAAATATCACTGCCGTTAGTTAAAACTACTGAAGTCATTGCtatctaaaaaatattactttttattttaatttaatgtgGAATAAATCAACTTATAAGATTTCAaacttatatattaattagagAGTAGCGTCTACGCTAATTTATGAGTATTTCATCATATCTTACTTttgtaagaatttttttaaggaCAATTTTGTTTGTTAAGAGGATACTtgtaaaatcatattttatttcaacttttcatttcttttccactttcaaaaaattcatttttatttagttttatttttctaaaccTTATATGTTTCGGAATTCGATTACATCTTACATTAGTTAGGGAATTaggaatatttttaaattattagattttcaaagaaaatagTAAGTTTTTGTttactttgaaaaaaataattcttttgaATTTGTCATAATTTTTGTGAGATTAATTGAGATGGTTCTCTTAACTTTGTGGGAtcaatttttgttatgtttggataTTTTGTTCTAtatctttaaattttgaataatctcTTTTTAGAGTTGGAAGTTACTTTGGAATATAAAATTACatgtaaaaaagttatttatgttttttttttttaaatcttaagaCAAATGATTTGGTCATAATATGCAAATTATGGATTGCACTTATAATTTTGAATGTGTTTGAAATTTGTATTTGATAAAccttttaaaatagttttggtTTTGCTACATGAGATTGATTTTATGACATTTTTGCTTAAGCAAAAATAGAACAAAGATCCAAATTTTACTCTCAAACCTATTTTAGCGAAAATGAAGTTGAAACTCAACATTTGCTTTCAATCCTATCTTTAAGT encodes the following:
- the LOC137829871 gene encoding vesicle-associated protein 2-2-like isoform X2, with amino-acid sequence MSKAPIIEFEPKELRFIFELKKQSSCSIRLTNNTFDYVAFKVKTTSPKKYSVRPNVGVLMPKATCEFIVTMQAQREAPEDMVCKDKFLIQSTVVPAETTSDDVTSSLFVKDGRKYIEENKLKVTLISPPNSPDLSPINGDFANGLDHGKVQIYSKDEIQSPEPMVLKNPDMVHEVLKLEEDMELRPDYYMGLDTMKDAEEPNEEARLKVSKDKELNMVKDVEELKPQKGLEVEVSKDMDLNKVKNEEELKPEKATELKVSEVMDFNKVKNAEELKPEKATELKVSKVLDLNKVKNAEELKPENAAGLKKLEFQILNPVNSVKELNPETELKNLEFKTVNNIEELKPEKVEELKMTKDMELKALKNVEELKLEKEAELRVSKSIEELKLMKAIEEMKLKLDGLEAKLNESGLTISKLTEERRLSNYETKILQEKLGDLINKGPRKVQVGFPLLYVCMVALIGVFLGYRLHS
- the LOC137829871 gene encoding vesicle-associated protein 2-2-like isoform X1: MSKAPIIEFEPKELRFIFELKKQSSCSIRLTNNTFDYVAFKVKTTSPKKYSVRPNVGVLMPKATCEFIVTMQAQREAPEDMVCKDKFLIQSTVVPAETTSDDVTSSLFVKDGRKYIEENKLKVTLISPPNSPDLSPINGDFANGLDHGKVQIYSKDEIQSPEPMVRVLKNPDMVHEVLKLEEDMELRPDYYMGLDTMKDAEEPNEEARLKVSKDKELNMVKDVEELKPQKGLEVEVSKDMDLNKVKNEEELKPEKATELKVSEVMDFNKVKNAEELKPEKATELKVSKVLDLNKVKNAEELKPENAAGLKKLEFQILNPVNSVKELNPETELKNLEFKTVNNIEELKPEKVEELKMTKDMELKALKNVEELKLEKEAELRVSKSIEELKLMKAIEEMKLKLDGLEAKLNESGLTISKLTEERRLSNYETKILQEKLGDLINKGPRKVQVGFPLLYVCMVALIGVFLGYRLHS